A section of the Chloroflexota bacterium genome encodes:
- the trmD gene encoding tRNA (guanosine(37)-N1)-methyltransferase TrmD has protein sequence MRFDVVTIFPGMLEPVLQASLLGKARERGLIDIHVHDLRRWADPPHRQVDDYAYGGGPGMLMKPEPIVRAVEELRTENSWTVLLSPQAPPLTQPAARRLAERPHLILVCGRYEGVDDRVRDLVIDEEISIGDYIVAGGEVPALVLIEATSRLIPGVVGCEDSVRDESHAAGLLEHPQYTRPEEFRGRRVPATLLSGDHGRVADWRRAHALRRTLDRRPDLLSERDLTDTQRRQLAEFDLDRPDAATEALP, from the coding sequence GTGCGATTCGACGTCGTCACCATCTTTCCCGGCATGCTGGAGCCTGTGCTGCAGGCAAGCCTGCTGGGCAAGGCGCGCGAACGCGGGTTGATCGACATCCACGTTCACGACCTGCGGCGCTGGGCGGACCCGCCCCACCGACAGGTTGACGACTATGCCTATGGCGGCGGGCCCGGAATGCTCATGAAGCCCGAGCCGATCGTGCGCGCCGTCGAGGAACTGCGTACCGAGAACTCATGGACCGTGCTGCTCTCGCCACAGGCTCCGCCCCTCACGCAGCCGGCCGCGCGGCGCCTGGCCGAGCGGCCACACCTGATCCTCGTCTGCGGGCGCTACGAGGGCGTCGATGACCGGGTGCGCGACCTGGTCATCGATGAAGAAATCAGCATCGGCGACTACATCGTTGCCGGCGGCGAGGTGCCGGCCCTGGTGCTCATCGAGGCAACCTCGCGGCTGATTCCGGGCGTCGTCGGATGCGAAGACTCGGTGCGGGACGAGTCCCATGCCGCGGGCTTGCTGGAGCATCCGCAGTACACCCGCCCGGAGGAGTTCCGCGGTCGGCGCGTGCCGGCGACGCTGCTTAGCGGCGACCACGGGCGCGTGGCGGATTGGCGGCGGGCGCACGCCCTCCGGCGCACGCTCGACCGGCGGCCCGATCTGCTGTCCGAACGCGACCTTACGGATACGCAGCGTCGGCAGTTGGCCGAGTTCGATCTCGACCGGCCCGACGCTGCCACCGAGGCGCTCCCGTGA
- the rpsP gene encoding 30S ribosomal protein S16, producing MLRIRLARLGRRNRPHYRVVVAERRSGRDGRRVDELGHYDPLTEPSTVVLDVPRTEEWIRKGAQPTERVRKLLAIAREAAAAAPAGNGE from the coding sequence ATGTTGCGAATCCGCCTGGCGCGGCTTGGTCGGAGAAACCGCCCGCACTATCGGGTGGTCGTGGCCGAACGCCGCTCGGGTCGCGACGGCCGCCGCGTCGACGAGCTTGGCCACTATGACCCCCTCACCGAGCCATCCACCGTGGTGCTGGACGTGCCGCGCACCGAGGAGTGGATCCGCAAGGGCGCCCAGCCCACCGAGCGCGTGCGCAAGTTGCTGGCGATTGCGCGCGAGGCTGCGGCCGCCGCGCCTGCCGGCAACGGCGAATAG
- a CDS encoding KH domain-containing protein has protein sequence MDELIEFIGRNLATVPDEVRVERFRRHHLHVYKLFVDPQDMGRVIGRQGRVAIAIRAVMQAAPISQGRRLALDIQEAS, from the coding sequence GTGGACGAGCTGATCGAATTCATCGGCCGGAACCTGGCCACGGTGCCCGACGAGGTGCGCGTGGAGCGCTTTCGGCGCCACCACCTGCACGTCTACAAGCTGTTTGTCGACCCGCAAGACATGGGACGCGTGATCGGGCGGCAGGGCCGGGTGGCCATCGCGATCCGGGCCGTCATGCAGGCGGCGCCCATCAGCCAGGGACGACGGCTGGCGCTCGATATCCAGGAAGCCAGCTAG